In one Sesamum indicum cultivar Zhongzhi No. 13 linkage group LG12, S_indicum_v1.0, whole genome shotgun sequence genomic region, the following are encoded:
- the LOC105175537 gene encoding DNA-directed RNA polymerase II subunit RPB2, with protein MEEEEYYDQDYNEEEEDEDEEITQEDAWPVISAYFEEKGLVRQQLDSFDEFIQNTMQEIVDEAADIEIRPESQHNPGHQPEFAETIYKISFGQIYLSKPMMTESDGETATLFPRAARLRNLTYSAPLYVDVTKRVIKKGHDGEEVTETQDFTKVFIGKVPIMLRSSYCTLYQNSEKDLTELGECPYDQGGYFIINGSEKVLIAQEKMSTNHVYVFKKRQPNKYAYVAEVRSMAETQNRPPSTMFVRMLSRASAKGGSSGQYIRATLPYIRTEIPIIIVFRALGFVADKDILEHICYNFSDTQMMELLRPSLEEAFVIQNQQVALDYIGKRGATVGVTREKRIKYAKEILQKEMLPHVGVGEYCETKKAYYFGYIIHRLLLCALGRRAEDDRDHYGNKRLDLAGPLLGGLFRMLFRKLTRDVRSYVQKCVDNGKDVNLQFAIKAKTITSGLKYSLATGNWGQANAAGTRAGVSQVLNRLTYASTLSHLRRLNSPIGREGKLAKPRQLHNSQWGMMCPAETPEGQACGLVKNLALMVYITVGSAAYPILEFLEEWGTENFKEISPAVIPQATKIFVNGCWVGIHRNPDMLVSTLRRLRRRVDVNTEVGVVRDIRLKELRIYTDYGRCSRPLFIVEKQRLLIKKKDIRALQQRESPEDGGWHDLVAKGFIEYIDTEEEETTMISMTIGDLVNARLNPTEAYSDTYTHCEIHPSLILGVCASIIPFPDHNQSPRNTYQSAMGKQAMGIYVTNYQFRMDTLAYVLYYPQKPLVTTRAMEHLHFRQLPAGINAIVAIACYSGYNQEDSVIMNQSSIDRGFFRSLFFRSYRDEEKKMGTLVKEDFGRPDRANTMGMRHGSYDKLDDDGLAPPGTRVSGEDVIIGKTTPISPDDAQGQAARYTKRDHSTSLRHSETGIVDQVLLTTNADGLRFVKVRVRSVRIPQIGDKFSSRHGQKGTVGMTYTQEDMPWTLEGITPDIIVNPHAIPSRMTIGQLIECVMGKVAAHMGKEGDATPFTDVTVDNISKALHKCGYQMRGFETMYNGHTGRRLSAMIFLGPTYYQRLKHMVDDKIHSRGRGPVQILTRQPAEGRSRDGGLRFGEMERDCMIAHGAAHFLKERLFDQSDAYRIHVCEQCGLIAIANLKKNSFECRGCKNKTDIVQVHIPYACKLLFQELMAMAIAPRMLTKDIKQSKELKKKGA; from the exons atggaggaggaggagtacTATGACCAGGACTACAACgaggaagaagaggatgaagaCGAGGAGATAACGCAGGAGGATGCGTGGCCGGTGATCAGTGCTTACTTCGAGGAGAAGGGTTTGGTGCGCCAGCAACTCGACTCATTCGACGAGTTTATACAGAACACTATGCAAGAAATCGTTGATGAGGCCGCCGATATCGAGATCCGACCCGAGTCCCAGCATAATCCGGGTCACCAGCCCGAATTCGCCGAG ACTATTTACAAGATTAGTTTTGGCCAGATATACCTCAGCAAACCAATGATGACAGAGTCAGACGGAGAAACTGCCACATTGTTTCCTAGGGCTGCAAGATTAAGGAATTTGACATATTCAGCTCCTCTGTATGTGGATGTCACCAAGAGAGTCATCAAGAAGGGTCATGACGGTGAAGAAGTTACTGAGACTCAGGATTTCACTAAAGTCTTCATTGGAAAG GTTCCTATAATGCTTCGGTCGAGTTATTGTACGCTATATCAAAATTCCGAGAAGGATTTGACAGAGCTGGGAGAGTGTCCATATGACCAgggtggttatttcatcatcaaTGGAAGTGAAAAGGTGTTAATCGCTCAGGAGAAGATGAGCACCAATCATGTATACGTATTCAAAAAGAGGCAACCAAACAAATATGCTTATGTGGCAGAGGTCCGGTCCATGGCAGAGACCCAAAACAGACCCCCAAGCACAATGTTTGTCCGGATGCTTTCTCGGGCTAGTGCAAAAGGG GGTTCATCAGGCCAATACATACGGGCCACCCTACCATACATCCGCACGGAGATTCccattattattgttttccGAGCGTTAGGGTTTGTTGCTGACAAAGATATATTAGAGCATATCTGCTACAATTTCTCGGATACTCAAATGATGGAGCTGTTGAGGCCCTCCTTAGAAGAAGCGTTTGTCATCCAGAATCAACAG GTAGCTCTGGACTACATTGGAAAAAGAGGAGCCACTGTTGGTGTCACCAGGGAGAAAAGGATCAA GTATGCGAAAGAGATTCTTCAAAAAGAAATGCTTCCTCATGTTGGTGTTGGTGAATACTGTGAGACAAAGAAAGCCTATTATTTTGG GTATATCATCCACCGGCTCCTGCTGTGTGCTCTTGGCCGAAGGGCAGAAGATGATAGAGATCACTATGGCAATAAGAGACTGGATCTTGCCGGTCCTCTGCTTGGTGGCCTATTCCGTATG CTATTCAGAAAGTTGACCAGGGATGTGAGGTCTTATGTTCAGAAG TGTGTAGATAATGGAAAAGATGTGAATTTGCAATTTGCAATAAAAGCAAAAACCATTACCAGTGGTCTAAAATACTCGCTTGCTACTGGCAACTGGGGCCAAGCAAATGCTGCGGGTACCAGAGCTGGGGTTTCGCAG GTGTTAAATCGTTTGACTTATGCCTCTACGCTGTCACATTTGCGAAGACTCAATTCTCCCATTGGCCGTGAAG GGAAACTGGCTAAACCGAGGCAATTGCACAATTCACAGTGGGGAATGATGTGTCCTGCAGAAACACCTGAAGGACAA GCATGTGGACTGGTGAAGAACCTTGCATTGATGGTGTATATAACAGTCGGCTCAGCAGCATATccaattttagaatttttagagGAATGGGGTACCGAGaac TTTAAGGAAATCTCCCCTGCTGTGATTCCTCAAGCAACAAAGATATTTGTGAATGGTTGTTGGGTTGGTATTCATCGTAACCCAGATATGTTGGTGTCAACTCTGAGACGTTTGAGGAGACGT GTTGATGTCAATACTGAGGTTGGGGTGGTTCGAGATATTCGTTTGAAAGAACTTCGAATTTATACTGATTATGGTCGCTGCAGTCGTCCGTTGTTTATTGTGGAAAAGCAAAGACTGCTTATCAAGAAGAAGGATATTCGAGCCTTGCAACAAAGA GAATCTCCTGAGGATGGTGGTTGGCATGACCTTGTTGCAAAGGGATTTATAGAATACATTGAtactgaagaagaagaaacaactATGATTTCCATGACAATAGGC GATCTTGTAAATGCGAGGTTAAATCCAACTGAGGCTTATTCTGATACCTATACTCACTGTGAGATCCACCCATCGTTGATACTGGGTGTTTGTGCTTCAATCATTCCCTTCCCAGATCACAACCAG TCCCCTCGTAATACGTACCAGTCAGCTATGGGTAAACAGGCCATGGGTATATATGTCACCAACTACCAATTCCGAATG GACACCTTGGCATATGTACTGTACTATCCACAAAAGCCTCTTGTCACTACTCGAGCAATGGAGCATTTGCATTTTAGGCAGCTACCTGCTGGCATTAATGCAATTGTTGCCATTGCCTGCTACTCTGGATACAACCAAGAAGATTCTGTCATTATGAATCAGTCATCAATTGACCGTGGGTTTTTCCGCTCATTATTTTTCCGTTCATATAGAGATGAGGAAAAGAAGATGGGTACATTGGTCAAGGAAGATTTTGGACGCCCTGATCGAGCCAACACCATGGGTATGCGCCATGGTTCGTATGATAAATTGGATGATGATGGACTTGCTCCTCCAGGTACTAGAGTTTCTGGGGAAGATGTGATTATTGGGAAAACCACTCCCATTTCTCCTGACGACGCCCAGGGGCAAGCTGCTCGCTATACAAAGCGAGATCACAGCACAAGCTTACGTCACAGTGAAACTGGAATTGTGGATCAAGTCCTGCTGACCACAAATGCTGATGGGTTAAGATTTGTAAAAGTGAGGGTGAGATCAGTACGAATACCTCAAATTGGAGACAAATTCAGTAGTAGGCATGGTCAGAAGGGAACAGTGGGCATGACGTACACACAAGAAGATATGCCATGGACATTGGAAGGCATCACTCCTGATATCATTGTAAATCCCCATGCTATTCCTTCCCGTATGACTATTGGTCAGCTTATTGAGTGTGTCATGGGAAAAGTTGCGGCACACATGGGAAAGGAAGGTGATGCTACTCCCTTCACTGATGTCACTGTGGATAACATCAGCAAAGCTCTTCATAAATGTGGCTACCAGATGCGTGGTTTTGAGACAATGTATAATGGTCATACTGGCAGGAGGCTTTCAGCTATGATATTCCTTGGGCCAACCTACTATCAGAGGCTGAAGCACATGGTGGATGACAAAATTCACTCTCGTGGTAGGGGTCCTGTTCAGATCCTCACTAGACAACCTGCGGAAGGACGGTCTCGTGATGGTGGTCTCCGATTTGGTGAAATGGAACGAGATTGCATGATTGCACATGGCGCTGCTCACTTTTTAAAGGAAAGGTTGTTTGACCAAAGTGATGCTTACAGGATCCATGTCTGTGAACAGTGTGGATTGATAGCTATTGCCAACCTCAAAAAGAACTCATTTGAGTGCAGAGGCTGCAAGAACAAAACTGACATAGTCCAG GTTCACATTCCATATGCCTGCAAGCTGCTTTTCCAAGAACTAATGGCTATGGCTATAGCTCCAAGAATGCTCACAAAGGATATTAAACAATCCAAAGAGCTGAAGAAGAAAGGAGCTTGA